Proteins from one Faecalibacterium sp. I3-3-33 genomic window:
- a CDS encoding plasmid mobilization protein, whose protein sequence is MANRTRKIVLRVPVTPEEQELIRQKMALLHTRNFSAYARKMLIDGYVVHIDTTDIRAQTAELQKIGVNVNQIARRLNSMGPLYTQDVADIKGALAQIWQLQRYILSSQR, encoded by the coding sequence ATGGCGAACCGAACCCGAAAAATTGTTCTGCGTGTTCCCGTGACGCCGGAGGAACAGGAACTTATCCGGCAGAAGATGGCTCTGCTGCACACACGGAATTTTTCTGCCTACGCCCGGAAGATGCTGATAGATGGTTATGTTGTCCACATCGACACCACCGACATCCGGGCGCAGACCGCCGAACTGCAAAAGATTGGTGTCAACGTCAATCAGATCGCGCGGCGGCTGAACAGCATGGGGCCGCTGTACACACAAGACGTTGCGGACATCAAGGGAGCATTGGCGCAGATATGGCAGTTACAAAGATACATCCTATCAAGTCAACG